The genomic window GAGAGAGCTGCTGGCCACGCTCTGTGGGGAAGTAGCGCAGAACCTTTCCCTGAGAGACATCCACAAATAAAAAGAGAGTGATGAAATGAGGATCACTAATGACTCAGAGATATTTGGGGCTGACTCCTGAGCTTCAACACCCTAAAGGCTACAACTTAATTGTTCAGATAGTATCAAGTAGTCAAGCATGCCTCATACCAAACTTCAAGGCCTaagaaataaagtcagaatacaACATGTTTTTATTAAGATCTGGTAATGCAGCTGATTATTTGGCTGAATAGTGTACCATCACACAAGCACAGGTACCAATAATAACCAAAGCTTTAAAATGAGCTAAAAAATATTAGTACACTCATCATAAATTTTAAAACTTTAACCATCTGACAGGTGATACAGAGTCCAATTCAGACTGAACTGTTTAAAAAACCCTTTTTTATCTCAATCAGACTTCTAATTAATATTCTTGCCGATCTTAAAAGCTGTGCAATATAGGGATATGTATCATGCAGTGTCTTGAGCTGTGAGGTTGTGCAATGTCATTTGCATGTTATTGTTCTTTATTTATTACcctctttgtttttattattgcacTTAACTTTGATTTTATGATTGACAGATTTTATTAttgcatttgatttgatttcattttattattgcatCTGAGTAGCTATATGTAACAGCACTGGAGTCCAACAAAAGGGGACAATAAGAGTGTATTGCATCATATTGCAAATGATCTACACCATGGTATTTTGTGTTATTGCATCTGCAATAACATACAAACCCAGTACTACTGCATAcccattttattttcagacattatTTGTTCAGTGATACACAAACAGCTGCTGGTGACTTATTAATCACTTTTAGACATACAATGAACATTCACTACTAAACCAATCTACATACACTTACAGTTACACTTAGTAACTGTTCAATATAATAGTGCAGTAAGAGAGTTTgtattgtgtgtatctgtgtaaaTTCAGTGTGTATTGTTTAGTCATtgtgcacacatgcatgcacagttttttattttgcatatttttatcaAGGCTGTATGATGTATGGTGAAAAGTCCTATTGTAGCAATATTGTGATTGCAAGTCTTGTTTGATAATGAAGGAAAATGTTTATAAATGTGCATTTTGTTCTCCAATTCAAAAATGGAAATGTGAACTAGTGCAAaacttaaaaagtaaaataaaaatatatgcacTTTGCTTTTGCATTGTTGGATGCATCTAAGCATCTCTATGAGCTGCCTTGGCAGTAAGCTGGTCCCAGTGACATTTTAACACCATATCTCAGCTTCAAAACTGGCACAAGCTTTCATTTGGACTCATGGATAAACTAGTTCAATATCACCAATTTAATAAACTGATAGTTAGTAGACTAcctaattattaaaaaaaaaaaacaactaccacTTACTGTAGATTGCTCATAACTGAGAGAACTGCATGAACATATCATGATGCACAGATTGTGGATTCATCCGACTGAATAATAGATTCTTTTTGTCTTTCTACGCAATGTCACTGACACCAGACACATTAGAAGTTTAATTTGCAGTGTTTTTGGATTCTACAGTTACACAGACTGACATAACTGTAGTTATAACTGATTAGTGGTGCATGTCTAGTAACTTGTTATAGATTTGTTATGTTATTGTTAGTCTATGACTGTTAAAAAATGCCACAGAAGTAAAAATAAAGATTAGAACCATATGTGTGGGGGTTATTTTTTGGTTAGAATATATTTTATATAACTATCAAGAACCAGTATTGAAGCCAGTGAATCAGTATCGATAACCAGTCCTAGAAATAACACATGCACATAACGCCTGTCAACAGCAGAACTGAGCTGAACATAGTACCTTCTCCACCTCCTGCTCTGACACCAGCATGACTATCAGTGACACCTTCTGTTCGTACACCATCAGCCAGAAGTCTGCTGCAGTGCCGGTGAGCGGGGCCTGTGTGGCAATAAGGCGTGGGCAGTATGGTGACAGCTCCTCCACATAGCTGGCATTGATGTAGTCATCCTTGCCCGACTGCAGCACCACGCGGTTGAGGTCATAAGGCATGACCTCCTGGTGGCGGTTCTTCATGGTGTAGCAGCGAGCGATGGCAATGGAGAGCTGCCGGGCATCTTTCTCCTGTTGATCTTGGAGCTCTTTCCAGCGAGCATCCAGCACCGACAGGCCCCCCTCACACTCTGATGGCTGCTCTAAAGACTCTACCTGGGTTCGGTAATGTTCCAGTTCACCATAGAGACGAGCAACACGTTCAGGGGCTTGGTATGGATCGCCCTGGATCAGAAGAACCCCCTGGGAGCTCTTTTTACGTCTCTCACCATCCTGTGGATCAGCTTTAGTAGGCTGGAGGACATTGGTAGGGGCTTTGGTTCCTCCTGGTTGGCTTTCTGGACTTGAGGAGAGTAAGTCATCTGTGCTCGAGTTCTGACGCTGAAACAGAGCCGTGGAAGGAGAGATCGCTGACGGAGACCTCAGTGTGGGGTTAGCTGTGACCCCCGAATTGGTAGGGGTGGGTGCTGGTCTCTGTTGGGGATTGACACTCAGAGAAGAGGGTCCTGGAGAGGGGGACGGGGAAGGAGAAGGGGAAGCTGAGGGAGGCACAGTGTTGGATGGTGGAGGCACTGACGGACCTCCTGGTGAGGGTTGGACCATGTGCTGAGTTGGGGGAACATGTGAACCATGCGGACCCAGAGAAGGTGGCTGCTGTGGAGCACTTGAAGGTAAACTGGCTCCTGGGCCTGTAGGGTATATGGTAGGTGGCTGTGGATGAGTCATGCGAAGCGGAGCCTGTTGTTGTTGGGGAGCTGCAGGTTGGGGTGCCAGGGGTTGCTGAGGGATCACTGGAGCCCCTCCAGGGAAGCACACAGTCCCTGAGTGTCCAGGCTGAGGGTGGTGTGGTGGCGGCAGAGTACTAGGGGGCATCTGGGGCATGGGGCCTCTTGGAAGGTGAACCTGAGGGCCTGGGACCATGTGAGGTTGTGGGGCAGAAGGCAGTTGTGGTCGCATTGTGGGGTGAACGCCGGCAGGAGGCAGATAGTTCTGAGAGACAGGGGGAACTGCTGAACTGGTGGCTGGCAGCTGGGCTCTGGGACCACCTGGAATCTGCATCTGGGGCTGGGGTGCCATCTGCTGGGCATTTGGGGGAACTGCCATTTGTTGCTGTTGGGGCAACATGTGCTGTGGAGGGACTCCAGGTGGCAGGTGCATGTAGGGTTGTGATACAGGTGGTGCTGGTTGGGAGGTCGGGGGGAGTTGTGGGTGTGCAGGTTGTGAGGGCATCTGGCCATGAGGTGGTCTTGGCATCATCTGAGGGTGTTGCTGGGGTAGGTAGCTCTGTGGAGCCTGATAGCCTTGAGCTACCTGGGATTGGGGTGGGTAGCCATTTTGTTGGTGAGGCTGCAGCTGACCAGAGAATGGCTGCTGGTAGTGGGGGGGTGCCCCCGGCTGTGGGGGCATATACCCATGTGGGTACACCTGTGTGGCCTGAAGAGATGGGTGTGGGCTTGGAATAGTCCCAGGGACTGCTTGGTAGCTCTGAGTCAGGGGCTGGCTTGGACGTTGAGGGTATCGCTGtggctgcttctgctgctgctgtggttGTGATGCTTGACTTTGGATGTGAATGGGAATTCCTGGTTGGGGCAAGAACTGTTGGTAGACCCCCATCTGTGGAGGTACTGCGTAATTTGTTGATGCAGCAGGTGGTACAGGGTGGCGTGGTGTAGGAGCATAGCTGGGGATTGGGGCCTGGATGCTGTCCACAGTAGTGGTGGAGGGCCTGACTGGAGTTGGAGCTGGAGCTGCAGTGCCAGGTGGTGGGGGGCGAGGAGGTGGAGCCTGATAACCTGGTACAGGTGCCTGTGCAGGCATTTGTGGTGGCATATGTGGAGTcatctgagggaggggtctgtgtggGAGAGGTCCTTGCGTCCCCAGAGCACCAGATGTAGGAAACTGAGCTATCCTTGCCAGGAGTTCTGGAGGAGGCAGGTTGGCAGGAAAGCGAGGAAGATTAGAAGCTGGTGCTCCAGGCCAGGGTAGGGAGCTGCTGCCACCAAGGTTAGCACCAGGGGGGAGGAAGGCTTCCGGGCCAGGCAGGTGAGGTGCAGTGGTGGGAAGGGAAGGGATATCAGGGGGAAGGCTGCAGAGCTCTTCAGGTAAGTCACCACCCAAGGCTAAAATGGCTGCACTAAGCTGAGCCAGCTCGGGATCCTCCAGGCTAGAACAGGAAGAGTCTGCATCTGTAGCTTTGGGCTGTAATGAGGGCTTTGCCGCTGTCGGCCGAGCAGGGGCCTTCTTCTGGGTgtctctgaaaacacacacaaaagaggacaggaaacaaaaataaatatcacTGAAATAGAACCAAAAAAATTGTCTTTGTAATAAAAATCTTTTCAATCCATGTATACTTGAAGGGTCTTACTTTTCAGTTTGATCTAAAATGAAATGGCCAAGTGTAAAGCTTTATCCAGACTAACCATAGACCAAACAGCTGAATCTTTTTCCAGAGAAAAGAGGATCAAACCAAACAATGGTTTGGTTAATTTCCAATGCGAAAACAGTTTTTGTATGGTTATGACTTTGGGACCAATTTCAGAAAGttacaataggcaaaaaaataacctGAGCACAGCAAGACCCCCTCGGCCTGAAAATCAGGCAAAGACAGACATGGGTAGAACTTAGAATTAAGTAAAGAGTTGATTTTCATGAATTTTGCCTGAACATAAGTTAGGAAATAGGTAAAGATCACCCATTTCCAAACTTATCTCAGATCTCTATTATGTGGTTCTGTAACATAATATTATACAGCCTTCAATCTCCCCTACTACACAAGTAGTAATGACAAAGTGAATCTTTCTGAAGCAATGAAATTTTTCAACACAATTGTACTGAAAAAGGCTCACTACTCAAAGCTTGTTTTGATCACATGACATCCGAAGTTTCATTTGACACATATACCACGTGACTGGTTCAAATGCTTATTCAATGGTAGCAGTTGTTGCTTCATTGCTGATAACCCTGTAAAGGTGATTTGATGAGACCatgaatgaacaaaacaaacaaataaataaatgaatgaataaatgaatgtatgaTTTGTCCACATAACTAAAACCAAGAAAGTATATATACTATCGACCCTGCAGGAATTGTTCTGTTAATGTTTCTGTTTGAGTATGCAGCAGTTGCTGTCTAATGCATTGAGTGTGTTTGGGGCAATGATAGACAGGTGAGTGGATGAGAAAAGtatgggggcagagccagtgaGCAAGTGTATGTGAGAGAGGTGAGTGCAGAGAGCATGGAGTAAGAACCAGTAGTTAAgatctgcatttatttatctgtCTGTTGTTTTGGTGTGGTTACGGCCAACAGTAACCAatagtgtttttttaaataaagcgaCCAGTGTAGAATAAACCCTCATCTGTCCTTCCTCGGACGCTACAATACAAACAAGttatacaaaaaaacacatgttcaCCTCCATTTCACATCATTGAGTTTTAGTAATGTGGACAAATTAtacattaatttatttgttttgttcattcatACTCTCATCAAATCATCCACACAGATTTATCAGCAGCCACACCTAACCGCTGGGTAGACTGCTGGGTCGCACAGTGGAGAACTCCCTCCTGTACAAATACAGAAGGTTCCTTGTGCATTACCACAGGAGTTAAcagtgttttcagacatttgactgtggaaaagtaggtcacaaaaTAGGTGTAGGTCACCCATTTCGGAACTTGTCCAAGCTCTATACATGATGTATGTATCGTAAAAATGTTAGGggtccagctgtttttttttccagttagagTGTTTACAAGAtgtgtcacagacagacagacagacatgctgaCAAATCCCCCCCCTTTGGCAGGCCGAGGGGgtaaaaaaagaagaatgtgttgCTTGATGATACAATATAGCACCACATCTGCCTGATATTATAGGTTTAACTGTCTGTTTTACCTTTCCAAGGTAGGCTTCCTTTCCTCTGTCCTGGTCTGACAAAGGGCTTTGGCTCTCTCCAGCAACCGTGATGCTTTGGCTTCCAGGTCATCGTAGAACTCTTTTCCCTCCTGGGACTTTTTCATCAGGTCTTCGTAGGCTTCATAAGAGCCCACGAGTCCCTGAACAGTGTTGTTCCACTGCTGCTCTGTTTGGCTCAGGCCCTTGCGAACTGAAGCGTACTGCACATTGGCCTCAGTAAGGGCCTTTAGGATGTTCTCCTGAGCGGCCAGGTTCTGGTCGATGTACACCTTCacctgttcatatttcttcagctgCTCCTCAAACACACGCTGTAAATACAAAGTAAAAGCTTTCTATAGGATATCCAACTGGTGCTGTGTGCACTTGGTTGCTCTTATTTTATACAATCTGTGCTTGACAATTTTTAATCTACAATCTCCATACTGTTCTAAATGTTCATTTCAGATTGTAATTTATTtctattaaaattttttttaaaaagtccatTATGTGCTGGTGTGTACCTTCATGTCTGCTCTTTCCGTGGTGACCAGTGTGGACGTGATGTCATCTTGCTGGATGAGGTCACGAAGCTGTTTTTCCAAAGATGTCCTCTGTTCCCTCATCTCCTGCACCTTCCCAAGGATGCGCTTCATACATTGCAGTCCTGCTACCTCATCTGAACATATGAAGGATTACATTTAAATGGTCACTAAAGGGTCTCAACGTAGTGAAGAAACATGATGTTGCAACATTGTGGACGACCCATTCcttatgtagatataaacatctcATTATAACGTTAAGAAAACACACTTGTGATATTAAGTTCACTGTACAATAACTCAATAGACTttaaattataagtaaatgctAAGGCAATGGCTACGGCCACAGTACcgtggcatgaaatatcagtttgtctattgccacagagccaatcaaatgttcgcatttgtactagagccaatcatggatactgttacatgacctcattagcctcttgttgccacagcactgtggtgatatatggcatatacttcaatgcattcttttgtgtattttgctaccacagtactgtgacaattCATGGAAGAAACCAAAAATTAGTAATagtgtatagtatagaataggaattattgttctaaataccttatatattgttttatggtgttctttgctctttgCATTCAGTGAGGCTAGAAAAGGTGGGCGAAGCTACATGTTTGATGCA from Sphaeramia orbicularis chromosome 16, fSphaOr1.1, whole genome shotgun sequence includes these protein-coding regions:
- the ptpn23a gene encoding tyrosine-protein phosphatase non-receptor type 23 isoform X1, with the protein product MEAVPRMPMIWLDLKEAGEFQLSPSVRQFILKNYGENPDNYNEQLKKLETLRQSAVNVTRDFEGCSTLRKYFGQLHYLQSRVPMGAGQEAAVPISWTEIFSGKTVTHDDISYEQACILYNLGALHSMLGAMDNRVSEEGMKVSCTHFQCSAGAFCYLRDHFSHNFSMDMSHQILNLNINLMLGQAQECLLEKSMLDNRKSFLVARISAQVVDYYKEACRALENSETASMLGKIQKDWKKLVQMKIYYFAAIAHLHMGKQAEEQQKYGERLAYLQSSLDKLNEAIKLAKGQPDSVQEALRFTMDVIGGKFNSAKKDNDFIYHETVPSLETLASVKGAPLVKALPVNPTDPTVTGPDLFAKLVPMAAHEASSLYSEEKAKLLRDVMAKIESKNETLEQFMDSLGLEPESVDNLDLYSHIPPVLMEKCAALSVRPDTVKSLIQSMQVLSGVFTDVESSLKEIRDVLEVDEADEQVHQEGAGAAAGDVHPAAQAQALAEIRRDLEKYMEAHKKASFTNTELHRAMNLHISNLRLLGGPLDSLREALPRPQLSEDEVAGLQCMKRILGKVQEMREQRTSLEKQLRDLIQQDDITSTLVTTERADMKRVFEEQLKKYEQVKVYIDQNLAAQENILKALTEANVQYASVRKGLSQTEQQWNNTVQGLVGSYEAYEDLMKKSQEGKEFYDDLEAKASRLLERAKALCQTRTEERKPTLERDTQKKAPARPTAAKPSLQPKATDADSSCSSLEDPELAQLSAAILALGGDLPEELCSLPPDIPSLPTTAPHLPGPEAFLPPGANLGGSSSLPWPGAPASNLPRFPANLPPPELLARIAQFPTSGALGTQGPLPHRPLPQMTPHMPPQMPAQAPVPGYQAPPPRPPPPGTAAPAPTPVRPSTTTVDSIQAPIPSYAPTPRHPVPPAASTNYAVPPQMGVYQQFLPQPGIPIHIQSQASQPQQQQKQPQRYPQRPSQPLTQSYQAVPGTIPSPHPSLQATQVYPHGYMPPQPGAPPHYQQPFSGQLQPHQQNGYPPQSQVAQGYQAPQSYLPQQHPQMMPRPPHGQMPSQPAHPQLPPTSQPAPPVSQPYMHLPPGVPPQHMLPQQQQMAVPPNAQQMAPQPQMQIPGGPRAQLPATSSAVPPVSQNYLPPAGVHPTMRPQLPSAPQPHMVPGPQVHLPRGPMPQMPPSTLPPPHHPQPGHSGTVCFPGGAPVIPQQPLAPQPAAPQQQQAPLRMTHPQPPTIYPTGPGASLPSSAPQQPPSLGPHGSHVPPTQHMVQPSPGGPSVPPPSNTVPPSASPSPSPSPSPGPSSLSVNPQQRPAPTPTNSGVTANPTLRSPSAISPSTALFQRQNSSTDDLLSSSPESQPGGTKAPTNVLQPTKADPQDGERRKKSSQGVLLIQGDPYQAPERVARLYGELEHYRTQVESLEQPSECEGGLSVLDARWKELQDQQEKDARQLSIAIARCYTMKNRHQEVMPYDLNRVVLQSGKDDYINASYVEELSPYCPRLIATQAPLTGTAADFWLMVYEQKVSLIVMLVSEQEVEKGKVLRYFPTERGQQLSQGPITLSLTTQKSTPTHMERMISLQYRDQSLKRTIVHLQFTSWPELGLPDSKSSLLRFIQEVHGHYLHQRPLHTPVVVHCSSGVGRTGAFCLLYAALQELEAGNSIPDLSLLVKKMRQQRKNMLQEKLHLKFCYEAVLKHAEHVLQRHGITTATCSKNPNTAASKDAHELWSDQPYSRQESQQDLVLGGDMPISSIQATIAKLSIRPPSATDPAMESGAPSTLEDQMAAVSPDLNSLNDIQQLQDPCPPPTDPPTSFSPTFSTPTSSPTKTHLPPPNGVDAISPSTTPPPANSQSLALEAAPLSVSPPPGPAASSLELLASLTPEAFSMEGGGRGKQRVTKQSFLQPAEGQGLHGTRAEGDDDPLSSLDPLWSLNKH
- the ptpn23a gene encoding tyrosine-protein phosphatase non-receptor type 23 isoform X2 translates to MEAVPRMPMIWLDLKEAGEFQLSPSVRQFILKNYGENPDNYNEQLKKLETLRQSAVNVTRDFEGCSTLRKYFGQLHYLQSRVPMGAGQEAAVPISWTEIFSGKTVTHDDISYEQACILYNLGALHSMLGAMDNRVSEEGMKVSCTHFQCSAGAFCYLRDHFSHNFSMDMSHQILNLNINLMLGQAQECLLEKSMLDNRKSFLVARISAQVVDYYKEACRALENSETASMLGKIQKDWKKLVQMKIYYFAAIAHLHMGKQAEEQQKYGERLAYLQSSLDKLNEAIKLAKGQPDSVQEALRFTMDVIGGKFNSAKKDNDFIYHETVPSLETLASVKGAPLVKALPVNPTDPTVTGPDLFAKLVPMAAHEASSLYSEEKAKLLRDVMAKIESKNETLEQFMDSLGLEPESVDNLDLYSHIPPVLMEKCAALSVRPDTVKSLIQSMQVLSGVFTDVESSLKEIRDVLEVDEADEQVHQEGAGAAAGDVHPAAQAQALAEIRRDLEKYMEAHKKASFTNTELHRAMNLHISNLRLLGGPLDSLREALPRPQLSEDEVAGLQCMKRILGKVQEMREQRTSLEKQLRDLIQQDDITSTLVTTERADMKRVFEEQLKKYEQVKVYIDQNLAAQENILKALTEANVQYASVRKGLSQTEQQWNNTVQGLVGSYEAYEDLMKKSQEGKEFYDDLEAKASRLLERAKALCQTRTEERKPTLERDTQKKAPARPTAAKPSLQPKATDADSSCSSLEDPELAQLSAAILALGGDLPEELCSLPPDIPSLPTTAPHLPGPEAFLPPGANLGGSSSLPWPGAPASNLPRFPANLPPPELLARIAQFPTSGALGTQGPLPHRPLPQMTPHMPPQMPAQAPVPGYQAPPPRPPPPGTAAPAPTPVRPSTTTVDSIQAPIPSYAPTPRHPVPPAASTNYAVPPQMGVYQQFLPQPGIPIHIQSQASQPQQQQKQPQRYPQRPSQPLTQSYQAVPGTIPSPHPSLQATQVYPHGYMPPQPGAPPHYQQPFSGQLQPHQQNGYPPQSQVAQGYQAPQSYLPQQHPQMMPRPPHGQMPSQPAHPQLPPTSQPAPPVSQPYMHLPPGVPPQHMLPQQQQMAVPPNAQQMAPQPQMQIPGGPRAQLPATSSAVPPVSQNYLPPAGVHPTMRPQLPSAPQPHMVPGPQVHLPRGPMPQMPPSTLPPPHHPQPGHSGTVCFPGGAPVIPQQPLAPQPAAPQQQQAPLRMTHPQPPTIYPTGPGASLPSSAPQQPPSLGPHGSHVPPTQHMVQPSPGGPSVPPPSNTVPPSASPSPSPSPSPGPSSLSVNPQQRPAPTPTNSGVTANPTLRSPSAISPSTALFQRQNSSTDDLLSSSPESQPGGTKAPTNVLQPTKADPQDGERRKKSSQGVLLIQGDPYQAPERVARLYGELEHYRTQVESLEQPSECEGGLSVLDARWKELQDQQEKDARQLSIAIARCYTMKNRHQEVMPYDLNRVVLQSGKDDYINASYVEELSPYCPRLIATQAPLTGTAADFWLMVYEQKVSLIVMLVSEQEVEKGKVLRYFPTERGQQLSQGPITLSLTTQKSTPTHMERMISLQYRDQSLKRTIVHLQFTSWPELGLPDSKSSLLRFIQEVHGHYLHQRPLHTPVVVHCSSGVGRTGAFCLLYAALQELEAGNSIPDLSLLVKKMRQQRKNMLQEKLHLKFCYEAVLKHAEHVLQRHGITTATCSKNPNTAASKPYSRQESQQDLVLGGDMPISSIQATIAKLSIRPPSATDPAMESGAPSTLEDQMAAVSPDLNSLNDIQQLQDPCPPPTDPPTSFSPTFSTPTSSPTKTHLPPPNGVDAISPSTTPPPANSQSLALEAAPLSVSPPPGPAASSLELLASLTPEAFSMEGGGRGKQRVTKQSFLQPAEGQGLHGTRAEGDDDPLSSLDPLWSLNKH